The genomic segment TGTTCATCCACTTTGGCTTCCGGTGTATCCACCAAATTAAGCACCAAGTGCGTACCGCCGCGGAGGTCCAAACCCAACCTAATGTTATTCTTGATAGGCTCAAGTGCTCCTAGCCCCAGCAGGGCTACCGCTACCACAACTACTATTAATTTCGCTCCATTGGCCCACTTCAATACCGTTTCCTCCTTTTCCCCTACCACTACCAAGAACAAATCTTAGTAATACGTCTTGACAAAACTTGTTTCAATACATTGTTCACCATATTATAGCGATGGTGCCGGCCGCTTGTCAATTGATGGTATTAGAGCAAAATCGAGCTCTTTCTTTAAACATCTTATGGTCTATGTACATAAGATAAATGTCACGGTTCTGTCCCCCGTAGCGATACCGATTTCTTAGCACGGCTTCTTTCTTAAATCCACACCGTATATAGCAGCGAAGCGCTCGGGTATTGTACTGATACACCCTCAAGTAGACTCGCTTAAGCCTGAGCTCCTTAAAAGCAGCCACTAGAGCCAGTTTGAGAGCCTGGGTGCCAAAACCTAAACCCCGATAAGCAGGATTGCCGATACATATCTTCACTTCTGCTTCTCGGGTACGCCAGCTAATTTGGTTCAGCTCTACTTCGCCGATAAAACCGGCCTCTTCCGTTTCAATGGCCCACAAACGATTGTTCGATTGTCCCAGCAACTCTGCACAGCGCTCTTGATATGTAATACTGCTGTCATCTGTGTCAAACCCGAAAAAATAGCCGATCTCAGCATCTTGGTCCCAAGCAGCCATGTGCCGAAGATCGCCCTTCACTAGGGGTCTCAGGTACACTTCTTCCTTATCTTTGTCCAGCACTGCCTTTACCTCCCAATAGGTGAAAATACCCTAACATATTCGGCAGTGCCTGTCCTTTTCCTCTCGGTAATTTGAACCAGGATGTTTAGTTCACAACCATTTCCAAGTTCTGAGCCGGTATAAGAGAGGCCGGTAAATATACCACAGAAGCATAGTAAGCGGCGTCTTTGGCGCCACAGTGGCTGCGGCTATCAAATTTGTCCGAGCCAGTAACTCATTTCGGAGCCAAACCTGAATTTCCCCCACCTTCTCACCGCGGTTCACCGGTGCTCTTAGATTCGGTAGCGGCAACCATGAGACGACCACCTGCTCGGTCAGCTCTTTGGGCACCGTCACGTACAGGTCGGATGCCGATCGGGCACAAATAACCGGTTCCAACGCGTGCACTAACGGCAAATATGCAACCTGGCCGGCAGAAGCCAGCTTTAGCAATCTGGTAAAGTCAAAGCCATAGTCCAGTAAGGCGGTAGCATCACTCCACCGATCGTCGCTATGTAGAACCACCGCCACTAACTGCCTTCCTCCTCTGCTAGCCGAAGCTATCAGGCACTGGCCTGCTGCCTCTGTGGTACCGGTCTTGACACCATCGCAACCGCTGTAGCTCCAAAGCAAACGATTCGTACTAAAAAAGGCTCTGGTCTCCCTGGGTTCATGAGGTACCTTTTCCTTGCTGCGCACAATCTCCTGAAACTTGCTATTGCGAAGAGCATACCGCGCAACAGCTCCCAAATCATAGGCCGTAGTATAGTGATTAGGAACAGACAGTCCATGGGGATTTACAAAATTGGTATCCCACGCACCAATAGCCTTTGCTTTTCTATTCTGCAGCTTGGAGAAACCTTCTTCATCTCCGGACAAATGCTCGGCAATGGCAACACAAGCATCATTTCCCGACTCCAGTAAAGCACCCCAAATTAGCTCTTCTAACGTAAGCTTTTCCCCGGGCTGTAAATAGATACTGGAGCCTTCGGTGTAGCTAGCGTTGGGACTTGCTGTTACTATGTCACTCAACCTGCCTTTTTCCAACGCAATGATAGCAGTTAAAATCTTAGTGGTGCTAGCCGGAGGCCGCTGCTCGTATGGCCATCGACCGTAAAGAATGCTGCCGGTCCGGGCATCTAGGACCACGGCAGCATCAGCGGTAACGTCAGGCGCACCGGTACAATATCCGTGAGTTATAACAACTACTAAGATTAGCTTAAGTGTAACCCAAAAAACTAGACTAAAGCGCCTGTACATAGGTGAACCCCCTACAAGTTAGCTCCAACAGCTCCACCGCCTAAACCTAGCAACGCCCCCGGCAGTATTCGCCACAGTATTATCCCGGTCAAAGTCGGCCGAACCGGTAAGAAGAAGGTGCCGGCAACAGACACAATAACCATAAACAGTATACCTGCAGTTAGGCCGTGAACCCATCCCGATTGACCCGCTACCCGCCCAGCCACTATACCGGTTATGAGCGCTGTTAAGTATTGGGCCACAAAAGCCAATAGGGGTAGTCGTGTTTCTAAATTTCCGTAGAAGCTAATGACTGTGGTCACTAGTAAGGCCAAGCCCCCATATGCTACCGTAGCTAACACTATTGCCTTGATCACTGCTCGAAGAGAAAACCCCAGCCGTGTCTCTGGTTCTCTCCAGGGACTCGTTTTCATTTGCCCTCACCTCACCCGTTATTTGATCCTCATGGTAATGTACGCTTCGGGATCGAATAGAATGACAGTGAACTAGCAAAAAACAGGCTTAACGCCTGTTTCTGCCGGGATCAGTTGTTCAGTTCTTCGGTCCTGCCCATTTGATCTTGTTTTCTGAACGCAAAATCTTATGCATTCTCTTCGTTCGCGTTCTCTTCTGCTGTCTTAGTTTCCTTGGTCTTAGCCTCTTTGAGCACATAGCCTACCGCGTCGCGATTAAGTCGCAGCTCCAGGTTATCCGCCACCTTAAGCCGAACTTGGTGTTCTTTAACATCGGTTAGCTTGCCGTGGATGCCACCAATGGTGACTACCTTGTCCCCTTTTGTCAAGGAGTTCAGCATTTCTTGGCGCTCTTTCCGCTGCTTTTGTTGTGGTCGAATGAGGAAAAGATAGAAAATGACAAAAAAGATTATCATGGGCAGTAGACCGGTTAATTGTTGTGGCACCAAAATCCCTCCCTGGATTATCTTACTAATTCTTCGCCGAGAACACTCAAAATCCTCTTAGCAGCAAGACGATTTTTCCTCTTTTACCCTTGGCATCTTATATTTCCCCAAAAAATCCTTCTTAGCCACCAGGAAACGGTCTTGTTCAATAGCTGCGCGGATTGTTTCCATAAGCGAAGCCAAGAAGTACAGATTATGATAGGTAGTGAGCCTAATCCCCAACACCTCATTAGCCTTGATTAAGTGTCTGATATAGGCGCGGGAATAGTTACGGCAGACGTAGCAGCAACACTCTGAGTCCAACGGCCGAAAATCCCTGGCATAAGCCGCATTTCTTACCACCAACCTACCCTGGGTAGTAAAAACCGTACCATTTCTGGCGATCCGGGTCGGCAGTACGCAATCGAACATATCGATACCTCGTTCTACACCTTCCCAAAGGCAGTCTGGGCTGCCAACACCCATAAGGTAGCGTGGTTTGCTTAGCGGCAAACGAGGTGCAACTAAATCCAGTATGCGGTACATCTCATTCTTGGGTTCACCGACACTGAGTCCGCCGACGGCATAACCGGAAAAGTCCAGTTCCAGCAGTTGATCCGTGCTTTTCAACCGCAGATCGTCAAAGCAGCTACCCTGTACTATACCAAAGAGGGCCTGATCTTTTCTGCGGTGGACCAGCTTGGCTCTCTGGGCCCAGGAAGTAGTGCGCCTAAGCGCAGCTGCGGCCGATTCGTAATCGATGGGATAAGGCACACATTCATCGAGTACCATGGCGATATCCGAACCAAGCAATTCTTGCACCTCAACCGCCTTTTCCGGCGTAAAGTAATGCAAGGAGCCATCAATATGGGAACGAAACAGAGCCCCTTCGTCGGTGATTTCTCTTAGGTTGCCCAAACTAAAAATCTGAAACCCACCGCTGTCGGTTAAGATCGGCCCTTCCCAGTGCATAAAACTGTGGAGCCCACCTGCTTCAGCAATAAGGTCAGCTCCGGGACGAAGGTAGAGATGATATGTGTTACTTAGGATTACTTCGGCTCCCAGTTCGCAGACTTCTTCCGGAGTTAAAGTCTTGACTGTGGCTTGAGTCCCAACCGGCATAAAGGCGGGCGTCTGGACCGAGCCGTGAGCAGTGTGAAAAACGCCACGGCGGGCAGCGCATTGACTGCTGCGGGCCAATTCTTGAAACCCTAAATCCATTTCGTTCCTCCTTAAATGATGAACATGGCATCGCCAAAGCTAAAGAAGCGATATCTTTCTAGCACAGCCTCTTTATAAGCAGCCATGATATTGTCATAGCCTGCGAACGCTGCCACCAACATTAGCAGTGAGGACTTAGGCAAATGGAAGTTGGTAATCAAAGCATCTATGATCTTAAACTGAAAGCCGGGGTAAATAAAAAGATCCGTGCAGCTCTCTTGGGATTCAATCCAACCACTGAATCCAGCAGCCTCCAAGGTGCGGACGACAGTGGTACCAACTGCGATTACCCGACGTCCTTCACTCTTTGCTTTGTTAATGGCTTCGGCCGTCTCGGGTGAAATGCTATAACGTTCCTCATGCATGTGGTGCGCTGCAATATTCGCTTCACGCACCGGGCGGAAAGTACCGAGCCCTACATCCAGTGTTATGAATGAAGTTTCAACCCCCAGCGATTTGATCCTAGCTAACAGTTCCGGGGTAAAATGCAAGCCAGCCGTGGGAGCGGCAGCCGATCCGAGATGTCTGGCATAGACAGTCTGATAGCGCTCCGGATCAGGCAGTTTCGTATGAATGTAAGGAGGTAACGGCACTCGACCCAGTTCGGTTAGAAGAGCGATAAATTCAAGTCCTCGGTGATTAAAAGCAATAATTCTGCCGCCTTCCTCCGTTCTGTCTAACACCTCGGCTGTCAGTTCTCCTTGACCGAATACAAGTTCTTCGCCAGGAAGGCAGCGCCGACCCGGCCTAACCAAGGTCTCCCACTGTCCGGGAGCAATCTCTTTCAGCAACAATACTTCGACCTTTCCGCCTGATTGGCCTCGCCGCCCTAACAGGCGGGCTGGTAGCACGCGGGTATCATTCATAACTAATAAGTCACCGGGCATCAAATAGGTAGGCAAATCCCGAAAGACTGTGTGCTTCATGGTTCCCTGGTGGCGGTCTATAACTAACAAGCAACTTTCGTCGCGATGTTCTATCGGTACTTGAGCAATGAGCTCTGGCGGTAAATCATAATCGAAATCTTCCAGCCGCAAACTATGACGCTCCTCGCACTTAAAATGAGTATGGCTCTATTGTAACCCCTTTATAATAATGGGTCAAAATCTGAGTAAAGAAGTCCTTGTCAGCTAGTAACTCGTTTTCGGCTAAGACCTTGGCTCCCCACTGGGATAAACCAACCCCATGACCATAACCACGCCCCTTAAGTACGATGGCACGTCCTCCTCCGCCTCGGCTAACATCCCCGGAAGTTCTGGATGAGAGAATCTTGGGTCCCCCTGCTGTGACAACATGCGTACCTGAGGCAACACTAGTGACAAAAGAACCCTTGGTAGATTGGGCCAAAACGGTAATTTTCAGCTGCTCGGACCAAGCTGTATCCTCCTGGACATTAAATAACGTACTCTTTAGATTCAACACCTGTCGCAAGCGTGTACCTGCAACCACTGCAGTCCCGTAACTACCGCGCACAGACACCGAGGCCGCACGCCCAGAAGGAGTCCGCTCCAGGATTTCTAGCTGCTGTACTGGTCCTATAGGGTAGCCCGCCTCAGCTAAGCGCACACCAAGTTCCTCAGGACTGAAACTTTCCTGCCACGAAGCATAAGGGCCGGACAACTCCAGTTCATCTTCCACCACTGTTAGATAGGGGCGATCATGCCCCCAGGCGGCACCGGCCGTCTCCGTACGGCCACCGGAGCTGGCGTGAAAGTAAGCGTCAATCAGACCTCCGTTGTACTTGAGAACCAGGCCGGCAGTGTCCTTAACTGCTATCGATGAAGTAGTGCTCTCGGCGCTTACCCCTCCATACACCTGACAATGAGAGGTATCGCACAGGCCAAAGCCATCCCCTTGATGCCGATTTGCGTTTCTTAGAGCAAAGGTCCTGGCCGCCACTGCTTGAGCCTTGAGGGCTTCCAGAGGCCAGGAAGGTGACATTTCAAGGGGTACCACACCAAGCAAGTACTCTTCTAGATCAAGTTCGTTCACAATCCTGATCCTATTGTCTGCTGCGCTCACGACAAGATCTCCCCGGTAAGGCTTGCCATTCACCTGCAAACAAGACCCGGCACCGCTTCTGCTTGGCACCGCATGCAGCACGGGAAAGGAAGCGCCGCTCAGCCACACTTGTCCACCACTAGCTGTCAGCTCTAAACTGCTACGATCGTCAACCTGAGCTATCACATGGCCGGTAGCATCAAGTAGCAAACCGCTTCCTCCTATCTCGACAGCAGACCCACTTACCGAAAGCCCTACTCGCACCTTGGCCGCGGCCTTTGCACCAGGTGTCATCATTAACAGCAGCAGGGCTGTTACCAGGAAAGTCACCCCAATAGTCCGCCTATTAAGAGTTCTGCCCACACCCTCACCCCTAAGCTATAAATAACTGAACGTCACCGTACAGTGCCGGTAACTAACCGGGCCTGAAACACCCATATCCGATAAAAGTCAGCGGCGAAAAAACCTCATGATAAGACTCAAGATAATGCTTAGAATTATGCAAGTAAAGATAGGAAAGTAAAAAGTGAAATTGCCACGCTGTACTAATATGTCTCCCGGTAACCGTCCAAAAGGAAAGAGGCGGCTACCAAATGTGATCAAGGCTCCAAAAAAGAACAACGAGCCGCCGACAACCATGAGTAGTTTACCAACAGAGTCAAAACAAGGCATCACTCATTCCCCCTTATCTCTATCTGCTCTAACTGCAGCGGCGCGCTTAGGCCTAAGTGCTGGTAAGCCAAGGGGGTGGCCATGCGGCCCCGGGCTGTGCGCATGATCAGCCCTTGTTGAAGTAAAAAGGGCTCGTATACTTCCTCAATGGTACCAGCATCCTCACTTAGTATTGCCGCCAGTGTATCTAACCCAACCGGGCCACCGCCAAAATTATTAATTAGTGCCTGCAGCAACTGTCGGTCAGAACGGTCAAGTCCTAACGGATCTACCTCTAATGAGTTCAGGGCTGCTCGAGTTGTATCCACTGAGATAATATCTTCGGACTTGACTTGAGCAAAGTCACGCACCCGTTTTAGCAGACGGTTAGCTATACGCGGTGTACCCCGTGCCCGGCTGGCCACTTCCAGAGCTGCCTCCGGAATAATGCTAACGCCCAAGACAGCCGCGGTGCGAAACACAATCTCCTGCAAGGCTTCCGGTCGGTAATACTCCAATCGGGCCACAACCCCAAACCGGTCTCGCAGCGGAGAAGTAAGTAGCCCGATGCGTGTAGTGGCCCCGACTAAAGTGAAGTGGGCCAGATCAAGACGTAACGAGCGGGCACTCGGGCCTTTCCCCACCACAATATCTAGAGCGTAGTCCTCCATGGCCGGGTACAGTATTTCCTCTACAGTCCGGCTCAAGCGATGAATCTCATCTACAAACAGTACATCTCCTCGATTCAGACCGGTAAGAATGGCCGCCAAATCGCCGGGCCGCTCAATAGCAGGTCCGGAAGTTATCTTAACATTTACCCCCAGCTCGCGGCCGATAATGCGAGCCAACGTTGTTTTCCCTAACCCGGGGGGGCCATAAAGCAAAACATGGTCTAGAGTTTCACCTCTAAGCAGCGCCGCTTGGATAAAAACCTCCAAATTCGCCTTTGCCCGTTCTTGGCCCACGAAATCCTGCAGACGCTGCGGACGTAAAGTAATCTCTAGCTCCTTGTCCCCCGGCAGAGCTTCACCGGCAACAATCCTCTTTTGCATAGATAACTCTACCTCTCCCTTAGAACTTCTAAAGCGGCCCGCACTCGCTGGGCCGTATCATCGCTACTTTCCCCATGAGCTAGCGCCTGCCTCACTTCCTCCCCGGTATAGCCTAACTGCAGCAGTGCAGCTACCGCCAAATCTGGGTCGGTAGCAGGCAGGTGATCGATATCCGCTTCCTGTCCCAGTCGGCGTAGCTTGTCTTTCAGTTCCAACATTATTCTTTGTGCCGTCTTCTTGCCAACACCGCTTACTTGCAGCAAGGAAGCAGTGTCCCCACCATTGACTGCCTGGATAAAAGCCGCCGCCGTAAATGTGGACAAAACGGCTTGTGCCGTCCTGGGCCCAATACCCCCCACATCTAACAGCAACATGAATACAGAACGTTCCAGAGAAGAAGCGAAGCCGAACAATGCTAACTTGTCTTCCCGAACATGAAGATAGGTATAGACTTTGCACATCTCCCCCACCGGTGGCAGTTCTTCGGAGGTGGTAGCAGTAGTATTAATGGCAAATCCCAACCCGCCTACTTCTAGCACAGCACTATCAGGCGTCTTATGTATCAACACACCCCGGATGTACTCAAACAGCCCCGTCACCCCCCGATCGCAAGCAGTGCTCAAATCGAGCCACCTGGGCATGACAAAAGGCCACGGCCAGAGCATCAGCCGCATCATCTGGTTTGGGGAGATCACCGAGACCCAGGGTTTGCTGAAGCATTATCTGAACCTGCCGCTTTTCCGCCCGGCCGTAGCCCACCACAGCCTGCTTAACCTGCGGTGGTGTATATTCAAACACCGGTATACCCCGCTCGGCACACAAGAGTAGAACTACCCCCCGAGCTTCGGCCACTGAAAACGCGGTGCGCACATTTTTGTTGAAAAACAATGCCTCTATGGCCACGGCCCGGGGTTGGGCCGCTAGCACCTGGGCCAACTGCTCGTATAAACAAA from the Bacillota bacterium genome contains:
- a CDS encoding GNAT family N-acetyltransferase; translated protein: MLDKDKEEVYLRPLVKGDLRHMAAWDQDAEIGYFFGFDTDDSSITYQERCAELLGQSNNRLWAIETEEAGFIGEVELNQISWRTREAEVKICIGNPAYRGLGFGTQALKLALVAAFKELRLKRVYLRVYQYNTRALRCYIRCGFKKEAVLRNRYRYGGQNRDIYLMYIDHKMFKERARFCSNTIN
- a CDS encoding D-alanyl-D-alanine carboxypeptidase, which codes for MYRRFSLVFWVTLKLILVVVITHGYCTGAPDVTADAAVVLDARTGSILYGRWPYEQRPPASTTKILTAIIALEKGRLSDIVTASPNASYTEGSSIYLQPGEKLTLEELIWGALLESGNDACVAIAEHLSGDEEGFSKLQNRKAKAIGAWDTNFVNPHGLSVPNHYTTAYDLGAVARYALRNSKFQEIVRSKEKVPHEPRETRAFFSTNRLLWSYSGCDGVKTGTTEAAGQCLIASASRGGRQLVAVVLHSDDRWSDATALLDYGFDFTRLLKLASAGQVAYLPLVHALEPVICARSASDLYVTVPKELTEQVVVSWLPLPNLRAPVNRGEKVGEIQVWLRNELLARTNLIAAATVAPKTPLTMLLWYIYRPLLYRLRTWKWL
- a CDS encoding TIGR04086 family membrane protein translates to MKTSPWREPETRLGFSLRAVIKAIVLATVAYGGLALLVTTVISFYGNLETRLPLLAFVAQYLTALITGIVAGRVAGQSGWVHGLTAGILFMVIVSVAGTFFLPVRPTLTGIILWRILPGALLGLGGGAVGANL
- the yajC gene encoding preprotein translocase subunit YajC translates to MPQQLTGLLPMIIFFVIFYLFLIRPQQKQRKERQEMLNSLTKGDKVVTIGGIHGKLTDVKEHQVRLKVADNLELRLNRDAVGYVLKEAKTKETKTAEENANEENA
- the tgt gene encoding tRNA guanosine(34) transglycosylase Tgt — its product is MDLGFQELARSSQCAARRGVFHTAHGSVQTPAFMPVGTQATVKTLTPEEVCELGAEVILSNTYHLYLRPGADLIAEAGGLHSFMHWEGPILTDSGGFQIFSLGNLREITDEGALFRSHIDGSLHYFTPEKAVEVQELLGSDIAMVLDECVPYPIDYESAAAALRRTTSWAQRAKLVHRRKDQALFGIVQGSCFDDLRLKSTDQLLELDFSGYAVGGLSVGEPKNEMYRILDLVAPRLPLSKPRYLMGVGSPDCLWEGVERGIDMFDCVLPTRIARNGTVFTTQGRLVVRNAAYARDFRPLDSECCCYVCRNYSRAYIRHLIKANEVLGIRLTTYHNLYFLASLMETIRAAIEQDRFLVAKKDFLGKYKMPRVKEEKSSCC
- the queA gene encoding tRNA preQ1(34) S-adenosylmethionine ribosyltransferase-isomerase QueA, encoding MRLEDFDYDLPPELIAQVPIEHRDESCLLVIDRHQGTMKHTVFRDLPTYLMPGDLLVMNDTRVLPARLLGRRGQSGGKVEVLLLKEIAPGQWETLVRPGRRCLPGEELVFGQGELTAEVLDRTEEGGRIIAFNHRGLEFIALLTELGRVPLPPYIHTKLPDPERYQTVYARHLGSAAAPTAGLHFTPELLARIKSLGVETSFITLDVGLGTFRPVREANIAAHHMHEERYSISPETAEAINKAKSEGRRVIAVGTTVVRTLEAAGFSGWIESQESCTDLFIYPGFQFKIIDALITNFHLPKSSLLMLVAAFAGYDNIMAAYKEAVLERYRFFSFGDAMFII
- a CDS encoding SpoIID/LytB domain-containing protein, which codes for MTFLVTALLLLMMTPGAKAAAKVRVGLSVSGSAVEIGGSGLLLDATGHVIAQVDDRSSLELTASGGQVWLSGASFPVLHAVPSRSGAGSCLQVNGKPYRGDLVVSAADNRIRIVNELDLEEYLLGVVPLEMSPSWPLEALKAQAVAARTFALRNANRHQGDGFGLCDTSHCQVYGGVSAESTTSSIAVKDTAGLVLKYNGGLIDAYFHASSGGRTETAGAAWGHDRPYLTVVEDELELSGPYASWQESFSPEELGVRLAEAGYPIGPVQQLEILERTPSGRAASVSVRGSYGTAVVAGTRLRQVLNLKSTLFNVQEDTAWSEQLKITVLAQSTKGSFVTSVASGTHVVTAGGPKILSSRTSGDVSRGGGGRAIVLKGRGYGHGVGLSQWGAKVLAENELLADKDFFTQILTHYYKGVTIEPYSF
- a CDS encoding DUF2905 domain-containing protein; the protein is MPCFDSVGKLLMVVGGSLFFFGALITFGSRLFPFGRLPGDILVQRGNFTFYFPIFTCIILSIILSLIMRFFRR
- the ruvB gene encoding Holliday junction branch migration DNA helicase RuvB, with the protein product MQKRIVAGEALPGDKELEITLRPQRLQDFVGQERAKANLEVFIQAALLRGETLDHVLLYGPPGLGKTTLARIIGRELGVNVKITSGPAIERPGDLAAILTGLNRGDVLFVDEIHRLSRTVEEILYPAMEDYALDIVVGKGPSARSLRLDLAHFTLVGATTRIGLLTSPLRDRFGVVARLEYYRPEALQEIVFRTAAVLGVSIIPEAALEVASRARGTPRIANRLLKRVRDFAQVKSEDIISVDTTRAALNSLEVDPLGLDRSDRQLLQALINNFGGGPVGLDTLAAILSEDAGTIEEVYEPFLLQQGLIMRTARGRMATPLAYQHLGLSAPLQLEQIEIRGNE
- the ruvA gene encoding Holliday junction branch migration protein RuvA — protein: MSTACDRGVTGLFEYIRGVLIHKTPDSAVLEVGGLGFAINTTATTSEELPPVGEMCKVYTYLHVREDKLALFGFASSLERSVFMLLLDVGGIGPRTAQAVLSTFTAAAFIQAVNGGDTASLLQVSGVGKKTAQRIMLELKDKLRRLGQEADIDHLPATDPDLAVAALLQLGYTGEEVRQALAHGESSDDTAQRVRAALEVLRER
- the ruvC gene encoding crossover junction endodeoxyribonuclease RuvC, which codes for MLICGVDPGIARLGYALVKQEAGRLEVRSFGCLETPADLSSPQRLLCLYEQLAQVLAAQPRAVAIEALFFNKNVRTAFSVAEARGVVLLLCAERGIPVFEYTPPQVKQAVVGYGRAEKRQVQIMLQQTLGLGDLPKPDDAADALAVAFCHAQVARFEHCLRSGGDGAV